In Candidatus Melainabacteria bacterium RIFOXYA2_FULL_32_9, the sequence GTGAAAATAATACAGTGCGGATTCCCCATACTAACAGCATTTATATTAAATTCTTTACCTTTTACTTCAACAGGATAATCAATAACACAGTCTAACTCTTTTATAGATGTTGGAACTTTTGAAGCTTCAAAAATGGGGCTGCCCATATCTACTCTTATTTCTCCATTATCAAGAATTTCAGGAGTGATTATTCCGGCTAAAGTACTAATTGTAAATTTTTTCTTATTAACTATACCTTTTTCATAAACATATTTTGCAAAGCAACGAATACCATTTCCACACATCTGAGGTTCAGAACCATCAGAGTTAAAAATTCTCCAACTAGTATCAGTGTCAGCTTTTATTTCTACAGGATTAACGATAATTAAGCCATCTGCACCAATACCAAAATTTCTATCACATATTTTTTTAGCAAGTTCTTCATATTTAAGATTGTGTTTTTGAAATTCATCCCCGTCTATAAGAATAAAATCATTTCCTAAGCCGTGCATTTTAGAAAATTTTATAGATGTATTCATAAGTTATACCCTTGCTAATCAAGTACTGTTTCCTCCAATAAGATAACTTAAGCAGGAAAAATATTCAAACAAGTTGAATATTTTTCTTCGCTAACTTAAATTGGTTAATATAGAAAAAATCAATTATCGACTATTTAATTGAGGATTAAAAACCTAAAACCTTAAAAAACTGGGGACTAGAAACCTAAAACCAAAAAACTTAAAAGCATAGAGGGCCCTGCCTATTGTTTTCTCTTCCAGAAACTCTGATATTTCGGTATCCTCTGCTTTTAATACCTGATAAGGCTTTTTACCATTATTATCCTTGATGT encodes:
- a CDS encoding diaminopimelate epimerase gives rise to the protein MNTSIKFSKMHGLGNDFILIDGDEFQKHNLKYEELAKKICDRNFGIGADGLIIVNPVEIKADTDTSWRIFNSDGSEPQMCGNGIRCFAKYVYEKGIVNKKKFTISTLAGIITPEILDNGEIRVDMGSPIFEASKVPTSIKELDCVIDYPVEVKGKEFNINAVSMGNPHCIIFTEEDTAKFAKEYGPEIEIHELFPEKTNVEFVKILSRDNIKIDVWERGCGITLACGTGACASVVAAIVNNLVDNTVVANLPGGSLKIEWNQGKEGNRVFMSGKSEFVFHGEYLLTN